The Triticum aestivum cultivar Chinese Spring chromosome 7B, IWGSC CS RefSeq v2.1, whole genome shotgun sequence genome window below encodes:
- the LOC123161516 gene encoding histone H2B.3-like, with amino-acid sequence MAPKAEKKPVEEKAEKTTAGKKTKAEKRPPAFKEGGADKKVKKKSKKSVETYKIYIFKVLKQVHPDIGISSKAMSIMNSFINDIFEKLAGESAKLARYNKKPTITSREIQTSVRLVLPGELAKHAVSEGTKAVTKFTSA; translated from the coding sequence ATGGCCCCCAAGGCGGAGAAGAAGCCGGTGGAGGAGAAGGCCGAGAAGACCACGGCGGGGAAGAAGACCAAGGCCGAGAAGAGGCCGCCGGCGTTCAAGGAGGGCGGCGCTgacaagaaggtcaagaagaagtccaagaagagcgtggagacgtacaagatctacatcttcaaggtgctgaagcaggtgcacCCGGACATCGGCATCTCCTCCAAGGCCATGTCcatcatgaactccttcatcaatgACATCTTCGAGAAGCTCGCCGGCGAGTCCGCCAAGCTCGCGAGGTACAACAAGAAGCCCACCATCACGTCCCGGGAGATCCAGACCTCCGTCCGCCTTGTCCTCCCCGGCGAGCTCGCCAAGCACGCCGTCTCCGAGGGCACCAAGGCcgtcaccaagttcacctccgcaTAG
- the LOC123162894 gene encoding nuclear transport factor 2-like → MDFNKYLTKIDTADAVSSHNGGTLIVVTGSLTTADGFCTNFTQSFFLAPQEGGGCFVLNDIFRIMPKTSRLMISQSDSQENDIKGNVGFIVESREAECVKTGHVAVENKAGVLQVPNPSANGTTYENYDDTEPLVQVTKEDLEGTHDAFHPPPQTS, encoded by the coding sequence ATGGACTTCAACAAATACTTGACGAAGATAGACACTGCAGATGCAGTCTCATCTCACAATGGTGGTACCCTCATTGTTGTTACTGGATCGTTAACCACGGCTGATGGCTTTTGCACAAACTTTACGCAGTCGTTCTTCCTTGCACCACAAGAAGGTGGCGGCTGTTTTGTTCTCAATGACATATTTAGAATTATGCCTAAAACATCACGACTCATGATAAGTCAATCCGATAGTCAAGAAAATGACATCAAAGGGAATGTCGGATTTATAGTTGAATCAAGAGAGGCAGAGTGCGTGAAGACTGGCCATGTAGCAGTGGAGAATAAGGCTGGAGTCTTGCAAGTTCCAAATCCCTCAGCTAATGGCACAACATATGAAAATTATGATGACACCGAGCCACTTGTGCAAGTGACCAAAGAGGATCTAGAAGGAACTCATGATGCTTTTCATCCTCCACCTCAAACCTCATAA
- the LOC123158440 gene encoding alpha carbonic anhydrase 7-like: protein MSSRRGLHHAAAASGALLLFSASVLLSAVPAARGQQETEREEEFSYSLDAENGPAHWGQIKEEWSACGKGEMQSPIDLAGPRVSLVRILGHLNHSYAPANASIINRGHDIMLRFEGDPGSVSIGGTAYHLRQLHWHAPTEHSVNGRRYDMELHMVHQSAQGKAAVIGVLYEIGARDPFLHMLEPYLEMIAQQRQREEKVGVVDARGARGRASVYYRYVGSLTTPPCAQGVIWTIVKRVRTVSRHQLELLREAVHDDMEKNARPRQEVNSRDISIFRPIQQNRH, encoded by the exons ATGAGTTCACGTCGGGGCCTCCACCACGCCGCCGCGGCGTCGGGGGCGCTCCTCCTCTTCtccgcctccgtcctcctctcggcCGTCCCGGCAGCAAGAGGCCAGCAGGAGACCG AGCGCGAGGAGGAGTTCAGCTACTCGCTGGACGCGGAGAACGGGCCGGCGCACTGGGGCCAGATCAAGGAGGAGTGGTCGGCGTGCGGCAAAGGGGAGATGCAGTCGCCCATCGACCTCGCCGGCCCACGGGTCTCGCTGGTGCGCATCCTCGGTCACCTCAACCACTCCTACGCCCCCGCCAACGCCTCCATCATCAACCGCGGCCACGACATCATGTTGAGGTTCGAGGGCGACCCCGGGAGCGTGTCCATCGGCGGCACGGCGTACCACCTCCGGCAGCTGCACTGGCACGCGCCCACGGAGCACAGCGTCAACGGCCGCCGGTACGACATGGAGCTGCACATGGTGCACCAGAGCGCGCAGGGAAAGGCCGCCGTCATCGGCGTCTTGTACGAGATCGGCGCCCGCGACCCCTTCCTCCACATG CTGGAGCCATACCTGGAGATGATCGCCCAGCAGAGGCAGAGGGAGGAGAAGGTGGGCGTGGTGGACGCCCGGGGCGCGAGGGGCAGGGCCAGCGTGTACTACCGCTACGTGGGCTCCCTCACCACCCCGCCATGCGCCCAAGGGGTCATCTGGACCATCGTCAAACGG GTTCGTACTGTGTCGCGGCACCAGCTGGAACTTCTCCGAGAGGCCGTCCACGAT GACATGGAGAAGAACGCGAGGCCGCGTCAGGAGGTGAACAGCAGAGACATCAGCATCTTCCGGCCTATCCAGCAGAACAGACATTGA